The sequence below is a genomic window from Plasmodium coatneyi strain Hackeri chromosome 13, complete sequence.
aaaacatCAACTACGGAGACTACGTGGATATTGTATGTGACTCGACTCAACAGAAAGGTATGCCATTCAACTTCTACCatggaagaacaggaaaggTATTTCATATAACCAAAAGAGGTGTTGGCGTGTTAGTAAACAAAAGAGTTAAGCACCGAATTATACAGAAGAAGGTTTGCGTGAGGATTGAACACGTCCGTAAGTCACGCTGCAATGAAGACTTCAAActgaggaaagaaaaaaatgcacaactTATTAAGGAAGCGAAACTGAAAAAGGAGTTTATTTCCATTAAGAGGCAACCCGAGGGACCTAAACCTGCCGCCATGATCAAAGTCCCCCCCACCAAAATTATTACCGTTGAGCCGTTGCCCTTTTATGAGGAGTATTAGAGGTAGATAGAACCAGCGTATCGTGGGAAGTAGCCACGTGAGCGAACAAGAAACAACGCAGAATGTCGGAGGACCGTTGGTAATGTGGAAGTCAGAGGAGGTCATAAAGAGAGAGCAAACAGAGACAGAACCGTGTAGCATATGGAGCagaacaaaatggtgcaCAAGTGTGACGCGTTATATTAACAATGCATTTCCCCACACACTCTTCATGgcagttttttcatttttcaatcTCCTGTGATGGTTCTTACTTGCCTTTCCCGCGTTACCACTTTCTTCCGCGTCCAATCCACGTATTAACAAATTTCCTATTCATgtgaataattttccttgtacctctttttttttttttttttgcttccctgTTGTGCATGTTTTTTCCAGAAGAGTAACTCAAACGCGCAAGCAATTTAATCGAAAATTTATCTGTCGCTATAAGGTTCTGTGGCTTGTGTGCGGCCCAGACTT
It includes:
- a CDS encoding Ribosomal protein L21e, encoding MGGKSKGKRSGTRYKFSKKFRKHGECSANKFLENINYGDYVDIVCDSTQQKGMPFNFYHGRTGKVFHITKRGVGVLVNKRVKHRIIQKKVCVRIEHVRKSRCNEDFKLRKEKNAQLIKEAKLKKEFISIKRQPEGPKPAAMIKVPPTKIITVEPLPFYEEY